The Angustibacter sp. Root456 genome includes the window TCGGCGCGCTCGTGTCGAGCGAGGTCGTCGAGGAGGTCATGGACCGCGGCATGCTCGAGGTGCTGCCCCTGACCCACATCCGGGGCCGCTCGCTGCACGACGCGTTCGTGGTGGTCGACGAGGCGCAGTCGCTCGAGCGCAACGTCCTGCTCACGGTGCTCTCGCGGATCGGGCAGAACTCCAAGGTGGTGCTGACGCACGACGTGGCTCAGCGCGACAACCTGCGGGTGGGTCGTCACGACGGCGTGGCGGCGGTGATCGAGGCGCTGAAGGGTCACCCGCTCTTCGCGCACGTCACGTTGACCAGGTCCGAGCGCTCGCCCGTGGCTGCTCTGGTCACCGACCTGCTGGAGGGCCTGGAGGTCTGAGGGGCCCGGATCCGCTGCCGGAATCGGTGAGGATCGTCACGTTTGTCGACGCAGAGTGAGCACGCCGCACGCTGCGTCGAGAAATTCGTGCTGACGGCCGGATCGAGATTTTGCGATCTCATGACCTTCGCGCACGGTGGGTAGCAGACCGAAGCACCCCTGGCGCGACGGTGGCTGCCTGACCGGCGGCCGACGATCGCTGGGCGCCCGCGTGCGCACACCTCGGATCGGGCCGCGTAGCGGCGCCGACCCACGTCCAGGAAGGGGTGCGACGAGACCACGCCGTCACCGCACGCGGGGGCGTGGCCGACGAAAGGCACTTCGTGATCCGACGCGCCCTGCGCCGTCCTGTCCTGTCCAGCCTCACCGCACTGACCGCCGCCGGCCTCGCCGCGGGCGGGTTCGTCCTCACCTCCACCACCACCACCACGCAGGCCAGCGCGACCGGCCTGAGCGTCCAGCTCGCGCCGTCGACGCCCACGCCGACGGTGCAGGACCCCAAGCCCGTCGCCGACAGCCGCCGCCGCGAGATCGCGGCGAGCGCGCACCGGGCGAAGCTCAAGAAGCGTGCCGAGCAGAAGGCCGCAGCCGCGAAGGCCGAGCGGGACAGACGCGCCGAGCGCCTGCGCGCGAGCCGCGCCGCCGAGCGCAAGCGCCTGCTCAGCGCCGACCCGCGCTCGGCTGCCCGTGCGCTGCTCAGCGAATTCGGCTTCAGCTCCAGCCAGTTCGGCTGCCTCAACTCGTTGTGGCAGAAGGAGAGTGGCTGGAACACCCATGCCAGCAACCCGTCGTCCGGCGCCTACGGCATCCCGCAGGCGCTGCCCGGCGGCAAGATGGCGAGCGCCGGCAGTGACTGGCGCACCAACCCGGTCACCCAGATCAAGTGGGGGCTGCGCTACATCAAGGCGTCGTACGGCACGCCGTGCGCGGCGTGGAACCACAGCCAGGCCAGCGGCTGGTACTGAGGGCCGCCGGCTCGCGCGTCCGGCGCAGTGACCTTCGCGGTCACTGCGCCGGACGCGTCATGCGCAGGACGTCGAGCGCCTCGTCGAGCTGCTGCTCGGTGAGGTCGCCGCGCTCGACGAAGCCGAGGTCGAGCACGGCCTGGCGGATCGTCGTGCGCTCCTTGACGGCCTTCTTCGCTACTGCCGCAGCGGCTTCGTAGCCGATGTAGCGGTTGAGCGGGGTCACGACCGACGGCGACGACTCGGCGAGCTCACGGCACCGGTCGACGTCGGCCACGAGGCCGTCGACGCAGCGGTCGGCGAGAAGGCGGGACGCGGCTGCGAGCAGGCGCGTGGATTCCAGCACGGCGCGTCCCATCACCGGCATCATGACGTTGAGCTCGAAGCTGCCGGAGGCGCCGGCGAAGGTCACCGTCGCGTCGTGGCCGATCACCTGGGCGCACACCATGAGCGTCGCCTCGGGGATCACCGGATTCACCTTGCCGGGCATGATGCTCGACCCCGGCTGCAGGTCGGGCAGGTGCACCTCTGCGAGGCCCGCTCGCGGCCCGGAACCCATCCACCGCAGGTCGTTGCACAGCTTCACCAGGCTGACCGCCACGGTGCGCAGCTGCCCCGACAGCTCGACCAGCCCGTCGCGCGAGCCCTGCGCCTCGAAGTGGTTGCGTGCCTCGGTGAGAGGCAGGCCGGTCGACTGACGCAGCTCCTCGATCACTGCCGCCGCGAAGCCCGGAGGGGTGTTGACGCCCGTGCCGACGGCTGTGCCCCCCAGCGGCACCTCCGCCACGCGCGGCAGCGACGACCGCAGTCGCTCGACGCCGTGCCGCAGCTGGGCGGCGTAGCCACCGAGCTCTTGGCCGAGCGTCACCGGCACGGCGTCCATGAGGTGCGTGCGCCCAGCCTTCACGACGTCGGCGAACTCAGAGCCCTTGCGCTCCAACGCTTCTGCGAGATGCTCGAGCGCAGGCACGACGTCGTCGACGACCGCGGCAGTGGCCGCCAGGTGCAGGCTGGTGGGAAAGGTGTCGTTGCTCGACTGCGAGGCGTTCACGTGGTCGTTGGGGTGCACCGGACGCCCGAGGGCGTTGCTCGCGATCCGCGCGACGACCTCGTTGACGTTCATGTTCGTCGAGGTGCCCGAGCCGGTCTGGAAGACGTCGATGGGGAACTGGTCGTCGTGCCGCCCCTCGGTGACCTCGCGAGCGGCCGCGGTGATCGCGTGGGCGACGTCCTCGTCGAGCACGCCGAGCCGCTGGTTGACGACCGCCGCCGCCGCCTTGATCCGGGCCAGGGCGTGCACGACGGCCGGCTCGACGCCTACTCCCGAGATGGGAAAGTTCTCAACGGCCCGCTGCGTCTGGGCCCCCCACAGCGCGTCGGAGGGGACGCGCACCTCGCCCATGGTGTCGTGCTCGATCCTGAAGTCGGCCATGGGTCCATCGTGGCCCCGACCGGCCGGCCCAGCACGTGGGGGGCGGCGAGGAACGCGCGCGGGTCTCAGGCCTGCACGGTGACGTCGAGGTCGCCGACGACGTCGACGACGCGCACCCGGCCCTCGTCGAGGGCGTAGACCAGGCCGAGGACGGCGCACTCACGCCGGTCGACGGCCTCGGCCAGCACGGAGGAGCGGTCGACGAGCAGCCGCACCGTCTGGCGCACGTGCTCGGCGCCGACGTCCTCGGGCTTGGACCGGCCCGCGCGCTGCGCCGCGAGCACGCTGGGCATCACGCGCTCGACGATGTCGCGGAGGAAGCCGTTGGGCAGCACGCCGCTCTTCACCGACTCCAGGCCCGCGCCGACGGCTCCGCACGAGTCGTGACCCAGCACCACCACGAGCGGGATCGACAGCACGTCGACGCCGAACTCCACCGATCCGAGCACGCCGGAGTCGACCACGTGGCCGGCGGTGCGGACGACGAAGAGGCGCCCGAGCCCCTGGTCGAACACGAGCTCGGCGGCGACTCGCGAGTCGCCGCAGCCGAACACCAGGGCGAACGGGTGCTGCGACTGGGCGAGCTCGGCGCGGCGGGCGAGGTCCTGGTCGGCGTTGGTGGACTGCCCCTCCGCGAACCGCGTGTTGCCCGCGTACAGCTCGCTCCACGCCTCGGCTGGGGTCTTCTGCGTGTCGGTCACGGCGGCATCTTCTCAGGTCGTGGAGCGCGCGCACGACGAAGGTGCTCCATTCGCGCCACGCTCACCCCGACCACCACGTACCAGGCCGACAGCGTGACGATCTGCCCCCGCTGCGGCCAGCCGAGCCACGCCAGGTGGCCGGTGGTCTGGGCCCACACGAACAGCAGCCCGAGCCCTCCGGCGAGCACGAAGACCGCGGCGTGCAGCGCCGCCACCGGCCGCAGCCGGGGGATCCGGCGGGTCGCCATCGCGAGCACCGCCGCGCCCAGCACGCCGCACGTCGTCCCCAGGGTGCTGATGGCGTCGTGCGCGACGTCGCCCCACCCCTGGTCGCGTGCGGCAGGGCACTCGGTGGCCGAGGCGGCACAGTGCTCGGGGAACACCACGGCCAGCAGGGTCGACAGGGCGAACACGGCGAGCATCGCGACGCCGAGGCGCCACAGCCGGCCGCGGCCGGCTCGCCAGCCGAGCGCGCACAGCA containing:
- a CDS encoding class II fumarate hydratase, coding for MADFRIEHDTMGEVRVPSDALWGAQTQRAVENFPISGVGVEPAVVHALARIKAAAAVVNQRLGVLDEDVAHAITAAAREVTEGRHDDQFPIDVFQTGSGTSTNMNVNEVVARIASNALGRPVHPNDHVNASQSSNDTFPTSLHLAATAAVVDDVVPALEHLAEALERKGSEFADVVKAGRTHLMDAVPVTLGQELGGYAAQLRHGVERLRSSLPRVAEVPLGGTAVGTGVNTPPGFAAAVIEELRQSTGLPLTEARNHFEAQGSRDGLVELSGQLRTVAVSLVKLCNDLRWMGSGPRAGLAEVHLPDLQPGSSIMPGKVNPVIPEATLMVCAQVIGHDATVTFAGASGSFELNVMMPVMGRAVLESTRLLAAASRLLADRCVDGLVADVDRCRELAESSPSVVTPLNRYIGYEAAAAVAKKAVKERTTIRQAVLDLGFVERGDLTEQQLDEALDVLRMTRPAQ
- a CDS encoding carbonic anhydrase: MTDTQKTPAEAWSELYAGNTRFAEGQSTNADQDLARRAELAQSQHPFALVFGCGDSRVAAELVFDQGLGRLFVVRTAGHVVDSGVLGSVEFGVDVLSIPLVVVLGHDSCGAVGAGLESVKSGVLPNGFLRDIVERVMPSVLAAQRAGRSKPEDVGAEHVRQTVRLLVDRSSVLAEAVDRRECAVLGLVYALDEGRVRVVDVVGDLDVTVQA
- a CDS encoding DUF998 domain-containing protein, giving the protein MPSLPASRALAPWLGLAAGVLNVNFVLETVLGHPGPIARTVVSDLAVDGHPWSWAYRTADVASAVLLVMLCALGWRAGRGRLWRLGVAMLAVFALSTLLAVVFPEHCAASATECPAARDQGWGDVAHDAISTLGTTCGVLGAAVLAMATRRIPRLRPVAALHAAVFVLAGGLGLLFVWAQTTGHLAWLGWPQRGQIVTLSAWYVVVGVSVARMEHLRRARAPRPEKMPP